The proteins below come from a single Pleuronectes platessa chromosome 3, fPlePla1.1, whole genome shotgun sequence genomic window:
- the smad1 gene encoding mothers against decapentaplegic homolog 1, with translation MNVTSLFSFTGPAVKQLLGWKQGDEEEKWAEKAVEALVKKLKKKKGAMEELERALSSPGQPSNCVTIPRSLDGRLQVSHRKGLPHVIYCRVWRWPDLQSHHELKALECCEYPFGSKQKDVCINPYHYKRVDSPVLPPVLVPRNSEFNAKHTMLPRFRNPLQQNEPHMPQNATFPESFVQANTMTFPQSPANSYPNSPGSGSSNTFPHSPSSSDPGSPFQMPETPPPAYMPPEEQMTQDCPQPMDTNLLAPTLPVESNNRPDVQPVAYEEPKHWCSIVYYELNNRVGEAFQASSTSVLVDGFTDPSNNCNRFCLGLLSNVNRNSTIENTRRHIGKGVHLYYVGGEVYAECLSDSSIFVQSRNCNFHHGFHPTTVCKIPSGCSLKIFNNQEFAELLAQSVNHGFEAVYELTKMCTIRMSFVKGWGAEYHRQDVTSTPCWIEIHLHGPLQWLDKVLTQMGSPHNDISSVS, from the exons ATGAACGTCACCTCGCTCTTCTCCTTCACTGGCCCAGCGGTCAAACAGCTGCTGGGTTGGAAGCAGGGAGACGAGGAAGAGAAGTGGGCAGAAAAGGCGGTGGAAGCTCTGGTCAAGAAGCTGAAAAAGAAGAAGGGAGccatggaggagctggagagggccCTCAGCAGCCCCGGTCAGCCCAGTAACTGTGTGACAATCCCCCGCTCCCTGGACGGACGGCTGCAGGTGTCCCACAGGAAAGGTCTGCCGCATGTCATCTACTGCCGGGTGTGGCGCTGGCCCGACCTGCAGTCCCACCACGAGCTGAAGGCCCTGGAGTGCTGCGAGTACCCATTTGGCTCCAAACAGAAGGACGTGTGCATCAACCCCTACCACTACAAACGAGTGGACAGTCCAG TGCTGCCGCCTGTGTTGGTCCCGAGGAACAGCGAGTTCAACGCCAAGCATACGATGCTGCCTCGCTTCCGCAATCCTCTCCAGCAGAATGAGCCGCACATGCCCCAGAATGCCACTTTCCCGGAGTCCTTTGTTCAGGCCAACACGATGACTTTCCCGCAATCGCCGGCTAACAGCTACCCAAACTCCCCGGGAAGCGGCAGCAGCAACACCTTCCCCCATTCCCCATCGAGCTCCGACCCCGGCAGTCCGTTCCAGATGCCAG AGACTCCGCCTCCGGCCTACATGCCCCCCGAGGAGCAGATGACTCAGGACTGTCCCCAGCCTATGGACACCAACCTCTTGGCTCCGACCTTGCCTGTAGAGAGTAACAACCGGCCAG ATGTGCAGCCCGTGGCCTACGAGGAACCCAAGCACTGGTGCTCCATTGTTTACTACGAGCTGAACAATCGTGTCGGGGAGGCGTTCCAGGCTTCCTCCACCAGCGTGCTGGTCGACGGCTTCACAGATCCCTCCAACAACTGCAACCGATTCTGTCTCGGCTTGCTGTCCAACGTCAACCGCAACTCCACCATCGAGAACACCCGGCGGCACATCGGCAAAG gTGTCCATCTTTATTACGTGGGTGGGGAGGTGTACGCAGAATGTCTGAGCGACAGCAGTATCTTCGTCCAGAGTCGTAACTGTAATTTCCACCACGGCTTCCATCCCACGACCGTCTGTAAGATTCCCAGCGGCTGCAGCCTGAAGATTTTCAATAACCAGGAGTTTGCCGAGCTGCTGGCCCAGTCCGTCAACCACGGCTTCGAGGCCGTTTATGAGCTCACGAAGATGTGCACCATTCGCATGAGCTTCGTGAAG GGCTGGGGAGCAGAGTACCACCGGCAGGACGTGACCAGCACCCCCTGCTGGATTGAGATTCACCTGCACGGTCCCCTGCAGTGGTTGGACAAGGTTCTAACCCAGATGGGCTCCCCCCACAACGATATATCCTCCGTCTCCTAG